ATTTCTTTAATTGATCCATATCAGCATCCGTCAAATCCCTTGGACGCACTCGGTATACATCTATAAATCGAAACAGCAGTCGATCTTTTTCTTCCAGCTCTTTTTCTCTTAACACTTTTTGATTAAGCGTCTTATCGCCTACATATGACATGCTCATACACGTCTCACAGCCGTTAACACCTGCTAGATAAAGCCTGATTTTTTCCTTAGTCTCTCTTTTTATTATATCACTGTTCCAAAGCTTGTCGTATAGCTCATCATACAACCTTTTTACATCTGGAATTAAATTCAGTGCTTTTTCAAAATTTGTTCCCTCTTCGTTTGTTAACAAAACTCTTGCCATTTTTTACTCACTCCTTTTTAATTATTATAGTAAGAAAAATGGAGATTTCAGATAACAAATAAAACATATTATCTGCTGTTACTAATCAAATGAAACATTAATATGAAAGAAGGTTTTCAATTGAAAATTGATGAAATTGATTTATCGATTTTGCAGGCACTGCAGCAAAACAGCCGTCTTTCCTTAAGAGAGCTAGGAAAACAAATTAACCTGTCTCCTCCTTCAGTGGCAGAGCGAGTAAGACAGCTAGAGAGCTTTGGTATTATAAAAGGATATACAATCGATATTGATTATGAAAAGCTGCAGTTGCCCGTCTCGTGTTTTATTGAAGTAACCATGAAAAACGGAGAGCACGAGCGTTTTAAACGATTTATTTCTCAGTATCCCTATGCTTTATTCTGTGAACGCATCGCCGGACAGGCTTGCTTCATTACAAAGCTTCAGCTTCCTCACCTGCACGTACTCGAGCAATTTATTAACGAAATTACACCTTATGCCAAAACGATTTCACACATCGCCCTTTCTCACGTGGAGATGTCTTCTGCATTATTGAGTCATTTAAAAGATGAAAAGTGATTGAAACATACGTTCACCGTACTAACGAAAAGATCCGAACGATTCATCGTTCGGATCTTCTTTCCACTAAACTACTTCTGTCCTAGCCTCTTTTATTCGTCCAAAAGCATAAAAAATAACCCTCCAAAGCTGGAGGGTATAAATTTTCCGAATAATGAAAGTTTTACAACTTCATTCTATCAGGTACCGACATTTCTGTCTACTTAAAAATGTAAAAGAGCTCTCTATTAATAGAAAGCTCTTTTACCTGCTTGTTTTTTGAAAACAATCAATCTATATAAAAGGGAACTACCTAAGGCTGAAA
The genomic region above belongs to Priestia megaterium and contains:
- a CDS encoding carboxymuconolactone decarboxylase family protein, producing MARVLLTNEEGTNFEKALNLIPDVKRLYDELYDKLWNSDIIKRETKEKIRLYLAGVNGCETCMSMSYVGDKTLNQKVLREKELEEKDRLLFRFIDVYRVRPRDLTDADMDQLKKFYSDTQLLELLAVINLFDQFHKLIVSLDLYDFCSLQRK
- a CDS encoding Lrp/AsnC family transcriptional regulator → MKIDEIDLSILQALQQNSRLSLRELGKQINLSPPSVAERVRQLESFGIIKGYTIDIDYEKLQLPVSCFIEVTMKNGEHERFKRFISQYPYALFCERIAGQACFITKLQLPHLHVLEQFINEITPYAKTISHIALSHVEMSSALLSHLKDEK